Proteins from one Candidatus Eisenbacteria bacterium genomic window:
- a CDS encoding 50S ribosomal protein L32 has product MGLPKRRISKARKRKRRTHQKLAVVRPTLCSHCGQPKPPHRICPHCGYYRGRRVVIVE; this is encoded by the coding sequence ATGGGTCTGCCGAAGAGGCGTATCTCGAAAGCCCGAAAGAGGAAGAGACGCACGCATCAGAAGCTCGCCGTGGTGCGGCCGACTCTCTGCTCCCACTGCGGACAGCCGAAGCCGCCGCACCGCATCTGCCCGCATTGCGGCTACTACCGAGGACGACGGGTCGTCATCGTCGAGTAA
- the plsX gene encoding phosphate acyltransferase PlsX: MRIAVDAMGGDSGVGTVAAGVARFLRENSEEVGVILVGDEERIRRELAVHGDFDPRVEVEHASETIQMEEHGAAASRRKRDSSIARGLQLHKEGKADAFVSAGNTSAVVAASLLILGRLPGVRRPAIATFVPNEKDGFVLLDIGATKDCRPTDLVQFAHMGAVYAEKILGRENPRVGLLNIGEEPTKGNDLTREAFPLLEKSSLNFAGNVEAVGMFKGEVDVAVCDGFVGNVILKFAEGMVAMILGFLKGEIARHPRAKIGAALLKPTLSHLKDQLSYEQYGGAPLLGIDGVCMISHGRSSSLAIANAVRTASRFVRYDISREIGKRTRAYDEVAVD, translated from the coding sequence TTGCGGATCGCCGTTGATGCGATGGGCGGGGACTCGGGCGTCGGAACCGTGGCGGCCGGCGTCGCGCGGTTCCTTCGCGAGAACTCCGAGGAGGTCGGGGTCATCCTCGTCGGCGACGAGGAGCGGATCCGCCGCGAGCTCGCCGTCCACGGGGACTTCGACCCCCGCGTGGAGGTCGAGCACGCGAGCGAGACGATCCAGATGGAGGAGCACGGCGCCGCCGCCTCCCGGCGAAAGCGCGACTCCTCGATCGCGCGCGGGCTTCAGCTTCACAAGGAGGGAAAAGCCGACGCGTTCGTGAGCGCGGGGAACACGAGCGCGGTCGTCGCCGCGTCTCTCCTCATCCTCGGGCGCCTACCGGGCGTCCGCCGCCCCGCCATCGCGACGTTCGTCCCGAACGAGAAGGACGGCTTCGTTCTCCTCGACATCGGCGCCACGAAGGACTGCCGCCCGACCGATCTCGTCCAGTTCGCCCACATGGGCGCGGTCTACGCCGAGAAGATCCTCGGGCGCGAGAACCCGCGCGTCGGCCTTCTCAACATCGGGGAGGAGCCGACGAAGGGGAACGACCTCACGCGCGAGGCGTTTCCGCTTCTCGAGAAGAGCAGCCTCAATTTCGCCGGGAACGTCGAGGCGGTCGGGATGTTCAAGGGAGAGGTCGATGTCGCGGTCTGCGACGGTTTCGTCGGGAACGTGATCCTCAAGTTCGCCGAAGGGATGGTCGCGATGATCCTCGGCTTCCTGAAAGGGGAGATCGCGCGCCACCCGAGGGCGAAGATCGGCGCCGCGCTCCTCAAGCCGACTCTTTCGCACTTGAAAGATCAATTGAGCTACGAACAATACGGGGGGGCTCCTCTCCTCGGGATCGACGGGGTTTGCATGATTAGCCACGGCCGTTCTTCGTCCCTGGCCATCGCGAACGCGGTGCGAACGGCGAGCCGTTTCGTTCGGTACGACATCAGCCGGGAGATCGGAAAGAGAACCCGGGCCTACGACGAGGTGGCGGTTGACTAA